In Methylomonas sp. MK1, the following are encoded in one genomic region:
- a CDS encoding winged helix-turn-helix transcriptional regulator has protein sequence MKGKDKKTCEKHRDMCSISRAIDKIGDSWSLLILRDLGQGLTRYEEFRENLEISPATLSKRLSMLVEEGLVVKKIYQDNPLRAQYVLTSMGQDFMPVLAMIMVWGNEYASPNGTDEQLVEKKTRKEISSNVVNAEKRCPDHV, from the coding sequence ATGAAAGGCAAAGACAAAAAAACATGTGAAAAGCATCGAGACATGTGCTCAATTTCAAGAGCAATTGACAAAATAGGTGACTCCTGGAGCCTATTAATTTTGCGTGACCTAGGCCAAGGCCTAACACGCTATGAAGAATTTAGAGAAAATCTGGAAATTTCTCCCGCTACACTGAGCAAACGGCTTTCGATGCTGGTCGAAGAAGGGCTGGTGGTAAAAAAAATCTACCAAGACAATCCGTTGCGTGCGCAATATGTTCTGACCTCGATGGGTCAGGATTTCATGCCCGTCTTGGCGATGATTATGGTTTGGGGCAATGAATACGCATCACCTAATGGCACTGATGAGCAATTGGTTGAAAAGAAAACTCGCAAAGAGATTTCATCAAACGTTGTGAATGCAGAAAAACGATGTCCCGATCACGTTTGA
- a CDS encoding efflux RND transporter periplasmic adaptor subunit has product MNNEASQRSNFEPYVSQPNSPIYSRLIKKPLSGKKINRFIIFSVVMMGGYCAHELFATETTLEQVMTPPSVIVSSPLKGNFETHLKFLGQFAAVEHVELRPQVGGTLEKIHFKDGDLVKKGDPLFTIDQTPYEIRYSQATAQLENAQAKLQLANQELTRAKVLKETDAGTTQNVEQRLADQQAASALVNVAKALVRDAKFDLDHASIIAPFSGKIGTHQVSVGNLIAGNRAGTGPTTLLTTIVSLDPIYLNFDMSEADYQTFQRQRMTEKGELASKVYVDLGDAKLNRTGTLDFVDNAIDRSSGTIRARATIPNKDLLLTPGGFARVRLALTSAESTLLVPDAAVTPDQSNHIVLTVDHDGTVKPKRVEVGDLHDGMRVIKSGIGASDLVIVEGMASAAPGAKVKPMNAKTESVNQKNKE; this is encoded by the coding sequence ATGAATAACGAAGCTTCTCAACGTTCAAACTTCGAACCGTACGTTTCTCAGCCTAACTCACCGATCTATTCACGGTTAATAAAAAAGCCCTTAAGCGGAAAAAAAATTAATCGTTTTATCATTTTTAGCGTTGTCATGATGGGTGGCTACTGTGCGCACGAACTTTTTGCAACCGAAACAACTTTAGAGCAAGTTATGACTCCACCGAGCGTGATCGTTAGCTCTCCTTTGAAAGGAAATTTTGAAACTCACTTAAAGTTCCTTGGTCAGTTTGCTGCCGTTGAGCATGTTGAACTGCGTCCCCAGGTCGGCGGTACATTAGAAAAGATACATTTTAAAGACGGTGATCTCGTGAAAAAGGGCGATCCGCTTTTTACCATTGACCAGACTCCTTACGAAATCAGATACAGTCAAGCGACGGCTCAACTGGAAAATGCACAGGCAAAGCTGCAGTTGGCAAATCAAGAATTAACACGGGCAAAAGTTCTGAAAGAAACGGATGCCGGTACTACACAAAACGTAGAGCAACGTTTGGCCGATCAACAAGCCGCTTCTGCTTTAGTGAACGTAGCGAAGGCGCTGGTACGCGATGCAAAGTTCGATCTTGATCACGCGAGCATCATAGCTCCCTTCAGCGGAAAAATAGGCACGCACCAAGTATCGGTCGGCAACCTGATTGCAGGTAATCGCGCAGGTACCGGGCCAACTACCTTACTGACCACCATCGTATCTCTCGACCCGATTTACCTAAATTTCGATATGAGCGAAGCCGATTACCAAACCTTCCAACGTCAGCGCATGACCGAGAAAGGCGAGTTGGCTAGCAAAGTTTATGTGGATCTCGGTGACGCAAAACTGAATCGCACAGGAACACTGGATTTCGTAGATAACGCCATCGACCGTTCCAGCGGCACCATCCGTGCTCGAGCCACAATTCCCAACAAAGATCTGTTACTCACTCCAGGCGGCTTCGCTCGTGTCCGCTTAGCTCTGACTTCAGCTGAATCAACCTTGTTGGTGCCGGATGCGGCGGTTACACCTGATCAATCCAACCATATCGTACTGACCGTCGATCACGATGGAACGGTGAAGCCTAAGCGAGTTGAAGTAGGTGACTTACATGATGGAATGCGCGTCATCAAATCTGGTATCGGCGCTAGTGACTTGGTGATTGTCGAAGGTATGGCTTCGGCTGCTCCCGGCGCGAAAGTGAAGCCAATGAACGCGAAAACCGAATCCGTAAATCAAAAAAATAAAGAGTAA